In Daucus carota subsp. sativus chromosome 4, DH1 v3.0, whole genome shotgun sequence, one DNA window encodes the following:
- the LOC108217982 gene encoding protein SMALL AUXIN UP-REGULATED RNA 12: protein MSGCSKIRHIVKLRQLIRRWRKKAALTSRRIPSDVPSGHVAVSVGANRTRFVVRATYLNHPVFKKLLVQAEEEYGFNNSGPLLIPCDEYVFEDILRCISGRSDSRISGCCFTSIEEFQRYCHVGLRSKNNVDFWAESRPLLNIGFR, encoded by the coding sequence ATGTCAGGATGCAGCAAAATACGCCACATAGTCAAGCTCCGGCAACTCATCCGGCGGTGGCGCAAGAAGGCGGCATTGACCTCCCGCCGAATCCCCTCCGACGTGCCCTCCGGACACGTGGCGGTCTCCGTGGGAGCGAACCGCACGAGGTTCGTGGTCCGAGCAACGTACCTGAACCACCCGGTTTTCAAGAAGCTACTGGTCCAGGCCGAAGAAGAATACGGGTTCAACAACTCCGGCCCATTGCTCATCCCCTGCGACGAGTACGTCTTCGAGGATATTCTCCGGTGCATCTCCGGCCGCTCGGATTCCAGAATCTCCGGCTGCTGTTTCACCAGTATCGAGGAGTTCCAGAGGTACTGCCACGTGGGACTTCGGAGCAAGAACAATGTTGATTTCTGGGCCGAGTCTCGCCCCCTGCTTAACATTGGATTCAGATGA